Proteins from a genomic interval of Cyclopterus lumpus isolate fCycLum1 chromosome 18, fCycLum1.pri, whole genome shotgun sequence:
- the rgp1 gene encoding RAB6A-GEF complex partner protein 2 isoform X1 gives MDGGGARTPFVNANRELSPARVNRVSLSRIQCGGYCMRNLEVDSKRHSFEMIEVVASMARGPVFLAGELMECLITFTNPMSHLSTSASCEMLAWASAQIHCQFHASESRVALPAQGNKQDVQAESNTVLIPSRGERGQCVLDTPPKILFCDLRLDPGESKTYLYSEIVPIDGPPSFRGQAVKYVYKLTIGCQRVNSPIKLLRVPFRVLVLQGMPEPPFPQDEEVSPSNPFLEEEEASRRDARPLERALDMLMVTTSRRCPHMFNITNVRGKVAKFCIFKTVYRLGEDIVGTFNFSEGDIPCLQYSVSLQNEEEIQQHYQRRPGQVISVTGHGRHMESCLHTASSHFSLPIPLNVTPGFSTDIVMLRWRLHFEFVTAREPMEPPTVLQNQSEVTVWAGAEHVDVDTFSWDLPIKVLPTNPALASYMSHFSGTNSIHI, from the exons atggatggagggggggCAAGGACACCCTTTGTGAACGCAAACAGGGAGTTGTCCCCAGCTCGTGTCAACAGAGTGAGTTTATCGCGCATTCAATGTGGAGGTTACTGCATGCGAAATCTAGAAGTGGATTCAAAGAGGCATTCCTTTGAG ATGATCGAGGTGGTGGCCTCCATGGCCCGGGGCCCCGTCTTCCTCGCCGGGGAGCTCATGGAGTGTCTCATAACGTTCACCAACCCGATGTCCCACCTGTCCACCTCGGCCAGCTG TGAGATGCTGGCATGGGCCAGTGCCCAGATCCACTGCCAATTTCATGCCAGTGAGAGCCGAGTGGCCCTGCCGGCCCAAGGCAACAAGCAGGATGTCCAGGCTGAGAGCAACACAGTGCTCATTCCAAGCAGAG GAGAGCGAGGTCAGTGTGTTCTGGACACACCACCTAAGATATTATTCTGTGACCTGCGCCTGGACCCTGGGGAAAGCAAAACCT ATTTGTACAGCGAGATCGTACCCATAGATGGTCCTCCTAGTTTCCGTGGTCAGGCGGTGAAGTACGTCTACAAACTGACCATCGGCTGCCAGAGAGTCAACTCTCCGATCAAACTACTCAGAGTTCCCTTCAGAGTGCTGGTTCTGCAAG GCATGCCGGAGCCTCCCTTCCCCCAGGACGAGGAGGTCTCCCCCTCCAACCCGttcctggaggaagaggaagcgaGCCGCAGAGACGCTCGGCCTTTAGAGAGAGCGTTGGACATGCTGATGGTCACGACCTCGAGACGCTGCCCCC acatgtttaatatcaCCAATGTGCGCGGGAAAGTGGCCAAGTTCTGCATCTTCAAGACCGTTTACAGACTCGGGGAGGACATCGTCGGCACGTTCAACTTTTCAGAGGGAGACATTCCCTGCCTGCAG TATTCTGTGAGCCTTCAGAATGAGGAGGAGATCCAGCAGCACTACCAGCGGCGCCCCGGACAGGTCATCAGTGTGACTGGACACGGGCGACACATGGAGTCCTGCCTCCACACCGCCTCCAGCCACTTCTCTCTCCCTATCCCCCTCAACGTCACGCCGGGTTTCAGCACTGACATCG TGATGCTGAGGTGGCGCCTTCACTTTGAGTTCGTCACCGCCCGGGAGCCTATGGAACCGCCCACCGTTCTGCAGAACCAATCGGAGGTTACAGTTTGGGCAGGGGCGGAGCATGTCGACGTGGACACCTTCAGCTGGGATCTGCCTATCAAAGTCCTGCCCACCAACCCGGCCTTGGCATCCTACATGTCCCACTTTTCAGGGACCAACAGCATTCATATCtga
- the rgp1 gene encoding RAB6A-GEF complex partner protein 2 isoform X2, with amino-acid sequence MIEVVASMARGPVFLAGELMECLITFTNPMSHLSTSASCEMLAWASAQIHCQFHASESRVALPAQGNKQDVQAESNTVLIPSRGERGQCVLDTPPKILFCDLRLDPGESKTYLYSEIVPIDGPPSFRGQAVKYVYKLTIGCQRVNSPIKLLRVPFRVLVLQGMPEPPFPQDEEVSPSNPFLEEEEASRRDARPLERALDMLMVTTSRRCPHMFNITNVRGKVAKFCIFKTVYRLGEDIVGTFNFSEGDIPCLQYSVSLQNEEEIQQHYQRRPGQVISVTGHGRHMESCLHTASSHFSLPIPLNVTPGFSTDIVMLRWRLHFEFVTAREPMEPPTVLQNQSEVTVWAGAEHVDVDTFSWDLPIKVLPTNPALASYMSHFSGTNSIHI; translated from the exons ATGATCGAGGTGGTGGCCTCCATGGCCCGGGGCCCCGTCTTCCTCGCCGGGGAGCTCATGGAGTGTCTCATAACGTTCACCAACCCGATGTCCCACCTGTCCACCTCGGCCAGCTG TGAGATGCTGGCATGGGCCAGTGCCCAGATCCACTGCCAATTTCATGCCAGTGAGAGCCGAGTGGCCCTGCCGGCCCAAGGCAACAAGCAGGATGTCCAGGCTGAGAGCAACACAGTGCTCATTCCAAGCAGAG GAGAGCGAGGTCAGTGTGTTCTGGACACACCACCTAAGATATTATTCTGTGACCTGCGCCTGGACCCTGGGGAAAGCAAAACCT ATTTGTACAGCGAGATCGTACCCATAGATGGTCCTCCTAGTTTCCGTGGTCAGGCGGTGAAGTACGTCTACAAACTGACCATCGGCTGCCAGAGAGTCAACTCTCCGATCAAACTACTCAGAGTTCCCTTCAGAGTGCTGGTTCTGCAAG GCATGCCGGAGCCTCCCTTCCCCCAGGACGAGGAGGTCTCCCCCTCCAACCCGttcctggaggaagaggaagcgaGCCGCAGAGACGCTCGGCCTTTAGAGAGAGCGTTGGACATGCTGATGGTCACGACCTCGAGACGCTGCCCCC acatgtttaatatcaCCAATGTGCGCGGGAAAGTGGCCAAGTTCTGCATCTTCAAGACCGTTTACAGACTCGGGGAGGACATCGTCGGCACGTTCAACTTTTCAGAGGGAGACATTCCCTGCCTGCAG TATTCTGTGAGCCTTCAGAATGAGGAGGAGATCCAGCAGCACTACCAGCGGCGCCCCGGACAGGTCATCAGTGTGACTGGACACGGGCGACACATGGAGTCCTGCCTCCACACCGCCTCCAGCCACTTCTCTCTCCCTATCCCCCTCAACGTCACGCCGGGTTTCAGCACTGACATCG TGATGCTGAGGTGGCGCCTTCACTTTGAGTTCGTCACCGCCCGGGAGCCTATGGAACCGCCCACCGTTCTGCAGAACCAATCGGAGGTTACAGTTTGGGCAGGGGCGGAGCATGTCGACGTGGACACCTTCAGCTGGGATCTGCCTATCAAAGTCCTGCCCACCAACCCGGCCTTGGCATCCTACATGTCCCACTTTTCAGGGACCAACAGCATTCATATCtga
- the msmp gene encoding prostate-associated microseminoprotein translates to MKMELAGVNWMLAAAGFLLCTSGGSAAPMLCHFDSRALCVFEGRQYSLGETWMDACMQCTCLHPVGVGCCETVHRPVDFPAWCEVRVESLICKVSLVQTADPRLPCYPGEDIRDPGHGSLKLQQHLMG, encoded by the exons ATGAAGATGGAGCTCGCCGGGGTTAACTGGATGCTTGCAGCTGCAGGGTTTCTTCTGTGTACCAGTGGTGGGTCCGCTGCACCCATGTTGTGCCACTTTGACTCCAGAG CGCTGTGTGTGTTCGAGGGGAGGCAGTACTCGCTGGGTGAAACCTGGATGGACGCTTGTATGCAGTGCACCTGCCTGCACCCCGTCGGCGTTGGTTGCTGCGAGAC GGTGCATCGGCCGGTGGATTTCCCTGCGTGGTGCGAGGTGCGGGTGGAGTCACTGATTTGCAAAGTGTCCCTGGTCCAGACCGCAGACCCCCGCTTGCCCTGCTACCCTGGTGAGGACATCAGGGACCCCGGCCACGGGTCGCTTAAGCTGCAGCAACACCTCATGGGGTAG